From Gavia stellata isolate bGavSte3 unplaced genomic scaffold, bGavSte3.hap2 HAP2_SCAFFOLD_59, whole genome shotgun sequence, a single genomic window includes:
- the LOC132321336 gene encoding olfactory receptor 14J1-like: protein MSNSSSIMDFILLAFADMRELQLLHFWLFLGIYLAALLGNGLIITAVACDHRLHTPMYFFLLNLSLLDLGSISTTLPKAMANSLWDTRAISYQGCVAQLFFFFFFISAEYFLLTVMAYDRYVAICKPLHYRTLLGSRACVHMAAAAWGGGFLNSLLHTANTFSLPLCKGNAVDQFFCEIPQILKLSCSHSYLREVGLLVVGACLAFGCFASIVLSYVQIFRAVLRIPSEQGRHKAFSTCLPHLVVVSLFLSTAMFAYFKPPSISSQSLDLVVAVLYSVVPPAVNPLIYSMRNQELKGVVRTVISRTFFSSHKLPIYPQMTPMGTHSKPILCEGFYYH from the coding sequence atgtccaacagcagttCCATCATGGATTTCATTCTTCTGGCATTCGCAGACatgcgggagctgcagctcttgcacttctggctcttcctgggcatctacctggctgccctcctgggcaacggcctcatcatcaccgccgtAGCCTGTGACCACcgcctccacacccccatgtacttcttcctcctcaacctctccctcctcgacctgggctccatctccaccactctccccaaagccatggccaattccctctgggacaccagggccatctcctaccAAGGGTGTGTGGcccagctctttttctttttcttctttatttctgctgagtattttcttctcaccGTCATGGCCTACGAccgctacgttgccatctgcaaacccctgcactacaggaccctcctgggcagcagagcttgtgtccacatggcagcagctgcctggggcgGTGGGTTTCTCAATTCTCTCCTGCACAcggccaatacattttcattacCACTCTGCAAGggcaatgctgtggaccagttcttctgtgaaatcccccagatcctcaagctctcctgctcacactcctacctcagggaagttgggcttcttGTGGTTGGTGCGTGTTTAGCTTTTGGGTGTTTTGCTTCCAtcgtgctgtcctatgtgcagatcttcagggccgtgctgaggatcccctctgagcagggacggcacaaagccttttccacgtgcctccctcacctggttgtggtctccctgtttctcAGCACTGCCATGTTTGCCTACTtcaagcccccctccatctcctcccagtCTCTGGATCTGGTGGTGGCAGtgctgtactcggtggtgcctccagcagtgaaccccctcatctacagcatgaggaaccaggagctcaagggtGTTGTGAGGACAGTGATTTCAAGGACTTTTTTCAGTAGTCATAAACTTCCCATCTATCCACAAATGACTCCCATGGGAACGCATTCTAAGCCTATACTTTGTGAAGGGTTTTATTATCATTAA